GTGACACTCATGCCTGTTTGACGAGAAAATATCTGACAGCTACCGGAGTGAACAGAAAAGCCAGGTGCTTTTTAGAGAGCAACAGGTATGCGGTGTGGCTGAGGCTCTTCgctgctccagctgctctctCTTCAATACCAGTACAAGTCCTTCTTGTCCAGGTGCCGTCCTGACAGGGAAGAGGCAAAAGGTCAATGTTTCGAAGCGGATCTAATGCATACATAAGTTTGCAATCAAGCATGCTGATTGAAGACGTTCCTGAAAGGTTAACAGGAAACGAGTAAGGACTCAAGGGACTAAGTGGTAATTAACAAATACTCAATGAGTACTCGAAACGGGATCAGATAATGATAGCTTGTGTCTTGTGTAACCTGCAGAGTGATTACTTTTCTTAATTTGCATTCCTTTCCAGCTGCCTTTAAGTAGTCAGTAGGTGTTGCTGGTCagaatgacttttttttccctttggttttttttatatatttataaataaatgtatatatttatttattttttggttgttttttgtattgtattacaTAACAGTCGTAATCGTCTTTCTTATTTCAGTCTTACTTCTTAATTTGCTTTAATTAGTATTATTAGTTAGTAGTTTTACTCATTTTTACTGGTCAgctgattttctttatttttcttattttttattttattcatgtttttttctttttacctcacatgtttttttacctgttttcttttaaatgcgTTTACTTCTGTCGAATGTTTGATCTTTAAACTCGGAGATTTTATGCCTGCGACTTCTGTGTCAGCTGACGCGGTGCGCTTCACTTGAAATGAAACgcgttatataaatatagtTTTGCTTGATTGCTTGCTTTTTAATCATTCCTGATTAAATCTTAATCAGGTGCAAAGTGGCTCATAATATGCTTTACAGTTATACAAAGGGATTTTTCAAGTGAGGCTTCAACTGTCTGTcaagggatttaaaaaaaaaaacttgcaatGGTTTACAGTCAAAGCTCAGATAGTACTTGCTACAATGCTTCTACTTTACATTTGGggacagaaaaatataaacacacaccaacataaTAGGCAGTAATGGTTAGTTTTAGGATTATGTGCCATTTAGCAACCAGAGTTGAAGCGCCTTTTTAAGGAATTCAGGATTTTGAAATTGCTGAATTTTCACACTTGAAGTCAAGAAGATGGTCAAAACTGATGCAGCAGAGGCTTAGATGTCTTTACTTAGAGATCCAAAAACTCTTCCCATAATCCATCTCAGTACatcttttttaaagctgctgaattatttgtagaaaatctcttaacattcTGACagtaatcaataaaacaaatgagatttgttttgtttgatacaAAATCTAGTTTGCCCTTGCCGGTTTCTCCAATGCTACCAACACCAGCTTTAACTCTAATAGTTTTTTATTGCTAATTTGATGTCTCTGAGTCTCTGGTAAGATAACCATCATGACATCACCTGAAGGTTATTTTCTCAAACTTTGGAAAGCTCCCACAGAGCCAGacacaaatgttttcacagGTTGTGCAGTGGTGCCCAAAAATAGTAATCCCTTTAAACAAGGAAATGTTAATAGTTAATATCtaaaaagaagttattttattggtttaaagacattttcaaagCTGTTATATTACATCTGAAGGCTTACCAGCTTCAAAGCCCATAGCAGGGTCCCCGGACTCTCGAAATCCTTGCGGCACCGTCCAGCTGGGAAGCAGTTCCGGCTTGGAGCTGGAGGCCATGCTGGGTCCCATGTCACCGCGGTCATTATGCAGCAGGTTGAGCAGGGATGTGGAGTATTGCTGTCCAGTAAGAGTCAACCCATCTTGGGACAGGGAGTACGTGATGGACGGCAACCCTGGGCCTTCTCCTGCCCTGGTAGTGAACGATTGCCACGAGTCAGGAGCGTCGTCTGCAGGGCTGAAGGTCAGGAGATGTCGTGGAGGAACTTGTGACTCTAAGTAAGGGTCAGCAGGACTCCCCTGACAAGTGCTGGATTCCTCTGTAGGgggacaaagacagacagcatGTAGGGTGGATGAACGGGATTGATTGTGCTGCCTTCGGTCAGGAAGGTCTGTGGGTTCTGTGTGCTTACCCAATTTAATAGTTTTACggattttctttgtctttgctgCCGGGGCCTTGGCTTTGCAGACATTGCTGAGAGCACGGGTGAAGTGAGCGTCCACCATGCTGTTGATGTCCCCCTGGAAGTACGTCAGGATGACATATTGAGAATGCCTCTCCACCTTCACAGCCATCGGGCTGTCTGTTCTGTCCTGCATGGTCAGCTGCGACTGAAATCACAGAGCGAACAGGAACATTGGTAGATGCTCAGTATAAAGTGTAGCAGTATCTTATCTAATTAATCATGAGTTATACATTTGTATTGCTCCACAACACCCACACAAGAACAGATATTTCTACTGAAGTCACACAAAAGACAGCTTAATTTATAATGTAGCAGTCCATATTTTCTGTTGCTCTTTCTCTGCCCTTACAAAATGCCTTTTCACAcgtaaaaatcacaatttcacatATGAATTGGACGTTTTCACATGCAATTGGCTATCTTCATACTTAAACTAAAATTTAGACatgtcaaaagaaaataatgtccaggcacatcctcatcagaaaaaatgagcatataggtcgactgtaaaagcagcttattacgacccatgtttctgtttattgttaagcggcgacctctagtggctgtactAATTATTACAGcggcaaaggaggaagtcaggtgaagtaatacagctgtttgtgtccagtgcgTAACCGCAACTGAGTTATTCTAACTTACAAACCGTGTTAACTTACGTCATGTATATTACGTAACTGCAGTTACACGTATGTACGTTCATAACTGAATTTACGtaacataattattattattattattttaacctaaacctaaccatgtagttttCCTGCATCAAACGAATCAAACTGAATGTACGATGATGGTCTGGTTTGCGTGTTGCTGGTACTCAATcagttttcctcattaaagtgtgtttatagatCTTGGGGAGTACgacagcatacagtatgtgaaaaaagtagtataaagccttttgtggctccagaggaagctgcatgtaatatGATAAATATCCTCCAGCGATCTTgctcagtggctcagttgcattgtgggtgataTACagtaggttttgaaaagcaatTCACCCGTCTAGCATTGCACTTATACTCATTATAGACAGTTTGAAACCAATTATTAAATTCAATACAGCCAAACAAAAGATATCACCttctttattccacacattcttcttccttttcagaaAACCTTGTGCCTACATTAGccataatgcaacttagccactgagtgacaagtaattggcttttttttcacatataaatgaaaatgttcacatgtgaATTCAATACATTCATATGTGACTGGCTATTACCACATGTGGATTACAATTTCTACATGTGGATCAAACAGTATAGTGATGAAAAGCTTTTCATATATTGTTTCTCTCAAACCCCTAAAACATATTTCTCCTGTATGCCATTGATAAGTAGGTGTCATTATCTCTCTGCCTACATTTCAGATACTGTACATACTTAGGATTTATTGACTTACGTACCACCTGGTCTATTTTTAATGTTGAcgtgacatttttttaattggtaAAAGTGACGACAGTATATCTTTAGTAAACCTTTTTATTCATCCCCGTTGAAAAGGCAAATCAAACTTAAACTGTGCTTCAGTACATCATCTGAAGTATTTTAAAACTGAACTTGCCGTGGATGACTCACCACATCGACCGCTGACGGCTGTCTTTGAAACAGGCGGATTATAGCACACAAGCAATGACAAACACAGCGAGAGTGTAAAGTGCACCTttcattttgctcatttttatgGCTCAGAAACTGTCTCgtacaaatatattttactttgatGCATGAAAACcagtaacactttaaaataaccatTATTAACAAGTGGTACATTCATAGATATAGATAATAGATAATGACCATCCAATTAATGTTTGTAGATGAAtaacagtattaaaaaaaaacatttacaaagtattttgtaaaagcatttcattgtttggcAACAGTATAATAACTTTGAACTACAGTTTatttaactatacatttaccatttat
This window of the Pagrus major chromosome 18, Pma_NU_1.0 genome carries:
- the LOC141013693 gene encoding uncharacterized protein; the encoded protein is MQDRTDSPMAVKVERHSQYVILTYFQGDINSMVDAHFTRALSNVCKAKAPAAKTKKIRKTIKLEESSTCQGSPADPYLESQVPPRHLLTFSPADDAPDSWQSFTTRAGEGPGLPSITYSLSQDGLTLTGQQYSTSLLNLLHNDRGDMGPSMASSSKPELLPSWTVPQGFRESGDPAMGFEAGRHLDKKDLYWY